Proteins from one Silurus meridionalis isolate SWU-2019-XX chromosome 3, ASM1480568v1, whole genome shotgun sequence genomic window:
- the LOC124383092 gene encoding TLR adapter interacting with SLC15A4 on the lysosome, which yields MLCETKLWHMTFSTESECVDPPTCHSVSVPKTPLLINNLSAQIEVPVQCSPSNSYREIRSQHLNSQPSATPLDCRNQSPEVGIPGRAPSSGAEAFLVPPSCHSICQNYNDLYIAGGQVLPLGHGVGNPENSSSQDLHSGPFLLSRDVPPPSLPPPLLPEYRISRRWKEGSVRERFSLLQDGRPLSNAELNGYLEQKVLELYTELLTEGPIMASELEQITLQLSREHKLETGQVKDMLLSCLIKATSSQQSSEFSTPILQISTQTK from the coding sequence ATGCTGTGTGAAACCAAGTTGTGGCATATGACTTTTTCCACTGAATCTGAGTGTGTGGATCCTCCCACTTGCCACTCAGTCAGTGTTCCTAAAACTCCTTTACTGATCAACAATCTGTCAGCACAGATCGAAGTTCCAGTCCAGTGTTCTCCCAGCAACTCTTATCGAGAGATCCGGTCCCAGCATTTAAACTCTCAGCCTTCTGCAACCCCCCTGGATTGCCGGAATCAGTCTCCAGAAGTGGGCATCCCTGGCCGTGCACCATCTTCAGGAGCAGAGGCCTTCCTAGTGCCCCCCAGTTGCCACAGCATCTGCCAGAACTACAATGATCTGTACATTGCTGGAGGCCAGGTGCTGCCTCTTGGGCATGGTGTAGGTAATCCGGAAAACAGCTCCTCGCAGGACCTACATTCTGGGCCTTTCCTGCTTTCCAGAGATGTTCCTCCACCCTCACTGCCTCCCCCTCTGCTCCCTGAATACAGGATTTCCAGACGATGGAAAGAGGGGAGTGTGCGTGAACGTTTCTCTCTGCTGCAGGATGGACGTCCTCTTTCTAACGCAGAGCTGAATGGCTATCTAGAGCAGAAGGTGCTGGAGCTGTACACTGAGCTTCTGACTGAGGGTCCAATCATGGCATCTGAGCTAGAACAGATCACGCTACAGCTGAGCCGAGAGCATAAGCTGGAGACCGGACAGGTCAAAGACATGCTTCTCAGCTGCCTGATTAAAGCCACCAGCAGCCAGCAGTCTAGTGAGTTCAGTACACCAATACTGCAAATCTCCAcccagacaaaataa
- the piga gene encoding phosphatidylinositol N-acetylglucosaminyltransferase subunit A has protein sequence MGQKRRGNIRSPVSTPSDTHSSSEIPPDKNSSSTSSCHGYLQSGKHSICMVSDFFYPNMGGVESHIYQLSQCLIERGHKVVIVTHAYGERRGVRYLTNGLKVYYLPLQVMYNQSTATTCFHSLPLLRCVFVRERITVVHAHSSFSSMAHDALFHAKTMGLNTMFTDHSLFGFADLSSVLTNKLLTVSLCDTNHIVCVSYTSKENTVLRAALDPYIVSVIPNAVDPTDFTPDPGRRDDNKITIVVVSRLVYRKGIDLLGGIIPELCAKYPDLCFLIGGEGPKRLVLEEVREKYQLHERVRLLGALDHKDVRDVLVQGHIFLNTSLTEAFCMAIVEGASCGLQVVSTRVGGIPEVLPDELVTLCEPTVSSLCDGLEKVITRQREGKVPPPAAIHRQVQHLYTWRNVAERTEKVYDQACRQPVLPLPARLRRLRSHCGAVAGSIFSFVAVINFLFLLFLQWLYPSHLIDVAMDATGPGSHWGHGFGKEESKYTDAVRHDVADRRRFKCKK, from the exons ATGGGACAAAAAAGGAGAGGTAATATCCGGTCTCCTGTGTCCACTCCATCtgacacacactcctcctcagAGATCCCTCCTGACAAAAACTCCTCCAGCACTTCCAGCTGTCATGGATATCTGCAAAGCGGAAAGCACAGCATCTGCATGGTGTCCGACTTCTTTTACCCCAACATGGGTGGTGTGGAGAGCCACATCTACCAGCTCTCGCAGTGCCTCATAGAGAGGGGCCATAAAGTGGTGATAGTGACCCATGCGTATGGTGAACGCCGTGGAGTGCGTTATCTTACCAACGGTCTGAAGGTGTATTACCTTCCACTTcag GTGATGTATAACCAATCCACAGCCACCACCTGCTTCCACAGCCTGCCTctgctcaggtgtgtgttcgTGCGTGAGCGCATCACTGTGGTGCATGCCCACAGCTCCTTCTCCTCTATGGCCCATGACGCTCTGTTCCATGCCAAGACCATGGGCCTCAACACCATGTTCACCGACCACTCGCTTTTCGGATTCGCTGACCTCAGCTCTGTTCTGACCAATAAACTGCttactgtgtctctgtgtgacaCCAACCACATCGTATGCGTGTCCTACACCAGCAAGGAGAACACTGTGTTGAGAGCTGCCCTCGACCCCTACATCGTCTCCGTCATCCCCAATGCGGTCGACCCTACCGATTTCACACCTGACCCCGGTCGCCGTGACGATAACAAGATAACCATTGTTGTAGTAAGCCGGTTGGTCTACAGGAAAG GAATCGATCTGCTAGGTGGAATAATTCCAGAGCTGTGTGCCAAATATCCAGATCTCTGCTTTCTGATTGGTGGAGAAGGTCCTAAGCGCCTGGTTCTGGAAGAGGTTAGAGAGAAATATCAGCTTCATGAACG GGTACGTCTTCTAGGTGCTCTAGATCACAAGGATGTACGGGACGTACTTGTACaaggtcatattttcttgaacACATCACTAACTGAAGCCTTCTGCATGGCCATAGTTGAGGGAGCCAGCTGTGGCCTACAG gtGGTGAGCACTCGTGTTGGAGGTATACCAGAGGTTCTCCCTGATGAGTTGGTGACCCTGTGTGAGCCGACAGTCAGCTCCCTTTGTGATGGCTTAGAAAAGGTCATCACCAGACAACGTGAAGGCAAAGTGCCCCCTCCTGCAGCCATCCACCGTCAGGTCCAACATCTGTACACCTGGAGAAATGTGGCTGAGCGCACAGAAAAG GTATACGACCAGGCATGCAGGCAGCCAGTCCTGCCCTTACCGGCTCGCCTGCGGAGACTACGCTCTCACTGCGGCGCTGTCGCTGGCTCGATATTCTCCTTTGTCGCCGTCATCAACTTCCTCTTCCTTCTATTCCTGCAGTGGCTCTACCCCAGTCACCTCATTGATGTTGCCATGGACGCGACTGGGCCGGGTAGTCATTGGGGGCATGGTTTTGGGAAGGAAGAGAGCAAATACACGGATGCAGTACGGCATGATGTCGCAGATAGAAGAcgtttcaaatgtaaaaaatag